Genomic segment of Pochonia chlamydosporia 170 chromosome 1, whole genome shotgun sequence:
CCTTCCTTGCGTATACAGCTTATATACGGTTGCAATCGTTCTGGGAAACACATTGgcaaagccagcaatggtTCCAACTGCACCCGCCGCAAGGGTGCCGATCAGAGCGTCAGATTGTCCTCCATAGATTGAAAACATATCAGGTGTAAGTTCAGCCGCCAGTCGAGTGACCTTGGCTACTGAACAACATGTAAGTTTGACTCCGACAATATTGGCATGAGTCTTTGCGAGTCTGGCGATAGTTGCCGAATCCAGGTCGATGTTATTGCAGACTGCCGGCAGGTTATAAATGACGATTGGAAGTCTACTCTTCTCAGCAATCTCGCCGTagaagttgttgatgacggTGGCAGTTGTCTGTTTGCCAAAATATGATGGAGGCAAGACCAAGGCATAGTTGGCGCCAGCTGCAACCGCATCCTCAATGAATTCCAATGTTTGCTTGGTAGAGTGGCCACTTACGCCAGCCATAATGGGATATTTTGGCCCGCACGCTTTCCGCGCGCATTCAATGAGCCTTTTGCGTTCATCTGATGTCAGCAAGAATGCCTCTGCGTTCGTTCCCAGTACGACAAGCCCGGCGAGGCCAGACTTAGACAAGTACTCAAAATATTTGGTTTGACATTCTATATCTAGAGTGTCCGTCTCATGATCGAAGAACGTAATTGCCGGTGCCCAAACACCCCGTGGGGGAGGCTTGGGTAAATGCATAGCTGAGGGATGGAAGCGGATAAAAACGAGTTCGGCTGATTCACTCAATAGACATCAGCATGTCTGCAGGCATAGTAGCGATGTTTTAAGTCATACTGAACTCTGCAGCCCAGTCCCAGCTAATAGTAGACTCCGAGGAAGATAAATACTTCGGATATCGTGCGAAAGAGTCCCGGGGTGCCGAAAGATTTCCGACGGAAAAGGGAGTCCGTAACTTTCATTGCTCAGGTCAAACACACAGTTTAATTATGGACATGTAGTGCATGAGAACACTGTTTGTCAATAATTAAAGTCACTAGGAGCCATTCCTGTAACCTTACTGGCCTGCAATAACGTTTAAACGATACCCATCTCGGACAATAGCGTCGCAACTTTTGCTTTCTAGGAGGTTTTCTACACTACACCTAAACTATGCAAGagcatggcaaagttggcAGATCTTGTAACCACTTCTCAGTGACAACATTCCTACCCAGATTTCCGATGCATGATTGTAGCAGCAGCTTGGTGGTTGGGGAAAATAAGTGTGTCGGCAATGACCACGTTTTCTCTCCTCCCAGCTGCAAACACGATCGCTTCCGCGACATCATCTGCCGCTAGGGGCTCACAGCCTCTAGAGTAGTGTTAATAATGAAGTAGAGTAAAAAGAGCGTTTGTGTATCAGGGCTACTTACGCGTATACAGCATCGGCCTTAGCCTTGTCGCCGGAGAATCTCACCAGTGAAAACTCGGTTTCAACCTGTCCAGGATCAATACTGATGACACGAATTCTCTTGTCAATAAGTTCTTTGCGCAAACTTTCCGTAAATGATCGAACGGCAGCCTTGGTAGCGCAGTAAATTCCACCGCCGATGTACGGTTCTCGCCCAGCAATGgagccaatgttgatgataTCGCCGGCACCCTTACCATCGTTTCGCTGGAGCATCACCGGCAGTATAGCCTGCGTCATGTTGATCAGACCCATTACGTTGGTTGCAAACATGATGTCTATGTCCTGTTTTGTAATTTCTGGTGCTTTGGCTACACCTTTGACCAACCtagtgatgtggccttgtacagtacgtgtacgtacagtactgtattttagccctagtaccgtacgtacaatggggttgtacaatacagtacatacatacaaatttccccttcctttttgggcaatagtgagccctgcccttgcaccatttttgagcctcaaacctcagattccacctcagtgccaacacccaatatatcacccgtcgactgtaatacaccctcccactcaaaatcctcattggttgaggccatcgcgccgtccatccagaccttcttgccctgcgcattcacaaataactcgagatatgaatcttcgagttctagccagtccttctcctcaagatccgcccagcgctttttGTGGGCAtacttctcgtccttgagacGATCTAACACGCGGTCGTTCataaaaatgaaggcctGCATGTCAGCGTGCACTGGCGTAAGGCGATTCCGAGCTTTTGTATGTATAAAACTAATAGCAGAGAAGCTTCGTTCTGAGGGTACGGAGTTCACAAGTGtgttcatcaccttcacagcTACTCTAGCCAGAATCGAgccctggttgaggaggcactgccatgccattgctggcttaaagccatcgtcgtatacGGCGCTGTGCTTATTAAATAAGCCGTCTGGGCCGCCCGTACGCATTCGGAAGTGTGTGAATTCGGAGAGAGCACGGTGATACTCGTCGTTGTTTTTCAGATGTTTCCGCAAATACTCTTGTACGCGCGCAAAGACGCTAGGTGGCAGTTTCGAATTCGGACCTGTTGTGTCAGGCCGGAGGGCATCAGCGACCCAATGTATATTGTACGTTTGCTTATCAAGCCGTGCTTTGAATATAGCGTCAATATCATCCCACGGAACATCAGGAAACTGATCAGCCTCCCTCATCTCGGCCCACTTGCTtttgatttgcagccagcgatTTACAACGTACGCGATTCCcgactcatcagcctcggaaGCGTGTTGAAAGTCGTTCACAGGCTTTAGCACAGCGATCGCAGTCTCAAGTTTTagccagaagctgttgtctttgatgatccGAACCGCTTCGGGCAGGAGAACGGGGCACCCTTGGGATCGCAGCTCGCCTCGTACATCTTTTCGAATAgaccagtctctggcaggGTCTCGAGAacggaggagggagaaaaaTGAATTGTACTGAGAACCCCAGCGTGTAATTACACTATTTGGTTAGTATGGGGATGTAGCCGACAGACAGCTGGCGAGTTACCTTCTGATCAGCGCGCGAGTTATTCCGTTCCACCTTGTGCGCTGGCACGTTCTCAATCTTTGCAATTGTAATTTAGACCGTGAGAAAAACGTGAGAAGTGTGGTGACGTTATCAAAGagatcctcaaagaatggaaggagaaggatatcTTTAATTAAGAGCTGAAGGCCGTGAGAATCGCAcagagagaagttgacatgTGAGAGTTCTGGGAATCTCCCTAGTAAATCGTGTACCGAGCGCATCGTATTTTCGGTATCCGTACAGATAGAGTTGATTCTGGAGAGATCACCGCCGCACAGTTTctgcatttctctccatatcaacttcacccaGTTCTCTGCTGTGTGCTGTTCGTCTCCCGTATCAAAAGTTTTCCAGTAGAAAGCTGGGCCGTCTGGTATTTGTACCGAGATATTAACGATTCTGTGGCCGGAAACATTATAGGAAGCGTCAAATATTATATTGAACCATTCTGAGCTAGTAATGCGTTGGAAAACCTCGTCAAGGAGTTCCTGATACAAGTCGGGGAGAATTCTCGTGATAGCAGCGCGGCTAGGAGGCTTCCAGCCAGGCTTAATGCGAGTGAAGAAATAATGCCAACGCCGGCTCTCGAACAGGCTGAAGGGGCGGCCGCCAGCGAttacggcggcggcggcatcataGGCGAAACTGTTACTCTCGTCTTGCGAGATATGCTGAACTCCGACCTCGGTTATCTTCTTTTGTATAGCTTCAGAATATGGGGGAGGatgtccagcttcatcttgagcctgacgctcttgttgctgcttgccttgccatttctcacacgcagcgagatgctctTTAGGCCGCCCAATagaagtggctgcaaagtccttctggcagtgacggcatcTGTATCGCTTGCTTTTCTTAGGGTTAGAGCGGCCGAGGTCAATAAACTGTCGCCAAACAAAGGCAGCgttagctttggtgggcgccatctttttagcgataccttcaattggtacaaaatcaggagtgcgttgagccatcagagcttttgtacagcCCCGTATTTGTACGATATGacccacaaattcccctatttggaatatcgtacgTACGCAGTACACgtacgtactttttcttcttgtacgtacgtacgtacaacagtgttgtacgaaaagtacaacatcactagACCAACCCACTTTGACGATTGACCTGTTAGCCTCCCAGCTGGTCGTAGGTTTCACGGGACGTTGGATGCACTCACGCGTTGTTTACCAAAATATCGATTTGTCGAAAGTCTGGGGGCAATTTATCCAGCACTGACCTGAGGTCGTCCGGATTGCTGACATCAAGTTCTACTGGGAAGACGGACACACCGTTCCCAACTTGCTTGACAATGTCCGTGGCAATAGACTCCAGTTGATTGAGGCGACGGGCAGCCAGAACAAGTTTCAGATTTGAAGGACATGTGCGTGCAAACTCATAAGCAGTGGAGCGACCAATGCCAGATGAAGCACCGGTAATGAGAATTGTTTTGCCGGCAAGTCGTGTTGACATTGAAGTAGCCATTTTGGGGCGAAATCTTGAAAATTATATTTCCTCAGAAGCTGAAAAGGCGAAAATTAAGATCAGTAGATGTGTCACCATCAATTGTGATGCAAGCCACTAAATCTGTAGATCAGTAGTAGCTAAGAAAGAATATTCCAACAGAGCCTGGGCGAAGTGTAGGCTAGGCATGATCTGCAGTCTCCGATCTCGCCATTGTATTGATGGACTTTTCCGGATAATGATGCTCCTTAGCGTGTGTTGAGACGGATAAATAGGGTGAAGTGTGCGGATAACCACGTCCGCGCATATGTCACGGATTCAGTTGCCGCTTGCCAAAGCTTTCCTttggttttctttttttccgCTGCTGCGTGTTAAAAAAGCTGTGTAATCAATCTCCAGCAAGCCATGTTTGGCTCAGACATGACACTGATAGGGACGGAACCCGCATTGCCTTTGCCGTCACCGGCTGCTCCCAAACAGCGAATGGGTCGGAAAAGGGTCAAAGCCCGAGTGAGGGTTACCAGAGCGTGTGATCGATGCAAAAGGTATACGAATGTTTCACCCAGCTAAGTGGCAAAAGAGTCTGGTATTTGGCCCATCCCTACTGACGAGGGTTCTTGTGTCCAGGAGAAAGATCAAATGCAACGGTGTGCAACCATGTGAGTTTTGCATTCGGACCAAGGTTTGTTGCACGTATGAGGCGACGTATACTCGAGGACGGGTGTCTTTGATACCGCGAGTATCACAGCAAAACGTGGATGAGAGCAACACAGCTATAGTCTCAAGCGCGCAACAATCCCCAGAGACGCGATATGATCCCGTAGGGCTCGGATATGAAACGATACCCGAGCCTGCTACAGGCTCGCCAGAACCTTCTCAAACAGATTTGCAAGGTCATTATATTGGACCTGCATCTGGggtttcttttcttctcagGATCCAAAAGCGCCTGCATCAAGCTATTGTATTCTCGCAACCATGCAGTATTTTCACATTTGGGGACGCTCCACTGAACCTATCCGAATTTGACCCTTCGTTTTGTATGGTGCTGCCTATGAACGAAGCTCAGCGATTAGTAGATCGTTATTTTGACTTTGCTATGCCTACATATCGGTTCCTCCACAGACCAAGTGTTCAGGCGTGGTTTGACGAGTTTTACGCTACGCTTGGCATCATGCATGATATACAGAACGCCCCAGCAAAGATCGCTGTGTTGTTCATGGTCTTTTCAATAGGAAGTGTCTATATGCCTGATAATGACCGACCTGGCCCACTAGACTTGAGGTATGTATGAAATTCTACCTCTAGCTGCGAAGTAAGCACgaacaaaagaaatgcaAAATCTCGGAGGGCTAACCATATCGTCGCCGACGCAAAGTGCTCAATATTTCCTCGCGGCTGAGCATCAACTGCGGAAGGAAAAGGGTTCGATACGTCTGACCAGCGTTCAGGCACGTCTGGCTCAGTGCTGCTATCTACTAACCCAATCTCGCATTAATCACTGCTGGAGTTTGTTTGGCACCGTGTCACATCTCGCACTAGCTATTGGCCTCAACAGGAATAGATACCAGCAGGATCTGTCGCGAGGCTTGGGCCGAATTGAAGTTGAGTGCCGCCGACGGACTTTCTGGTGTGCCTACACATTGGACGCATACCTGAGCGCTGCTTTGGGTAGACCTAGGTCATTCCATGACGATGATATTGACGCAGAGCTTCCTGCATGTGTCGACGACGCTTATTTGACGAATGACTTAATGATCACGCCTGTTGCTGTTAGTAAAGGTCCATCTACAATGCTGGCACCATTGGGACACATGAAGTGAGGTTCCCAAAAGCTtcaaaataaaaaaaaaaagcagacATTTTCGACTTTGTACTCAGCTAACTGTGCAGAATCGCTCGTATCATAAGCCACATACTACGGGATCTGTATTCGGTTAAGCCGGTTTCCGCTGAGCAACGACTGGCTGCTATGAAAAGTATTTCAAGTGATCTTGGTGACTGGCGTGCCGAGTTTTCGCGATTCCTCGACGTCGACCTTTTCAGTGCCTCACTGTTAGTGTCCATCTTTCAGCGGCAGAGAAACGTGCTCAATTTGACATATTGGCACGCAATTATCCTGACTCATCGGTCATTTGTTTTGAGCAATTTCGCTGGACTCCTGCGGCAAAACGACAGCTCTGTCAAAAACAACCAGCACGTCAAGGACAGCGTAGAAAAGTGTATAGATGCAGCCACAAAGACAGTTAATACTATTGAAGACATGGCGCAGCAAAATCAACTCTTCCGCTCACTTTGGGTATCTGATGCCTTGCGTTATACTGACTAACGGACATGAGGACTACAGCTGACCAGCTAACAGATAACGTCATATTTCGCGTTCAACGCCAGCATCATATTGTATATTTACGCAATTCAACACCGAGACTGCCCGCCGGAAGAGTATGCCGACCAATTTGAGGCCGCAGAGAGGTGCCAACGCCACATCTCAGCCATTGCAGAAAAGGGGTCATTATCAGAGCGGTATTGGCTTGTACTGGAAGAACTTCGTGTAGAAGTATTGCACCAAACGGGGCGCAATAATCAAATTTCTTCCGGTTCAGATAACGGAGATGCCTCTGTAGGCGTAGATGAACATGGGAGTGCCGCTATGTACTCGGACCTGGCCGCATCTGGTACTGTTGGCGGACCAGACGCAACAGTACATGACTTTCCAATATCCGATTACTCTGGCTGGGGAAATTTTACCTCCATGGTCTCTTCTGGTTTGAGCAACCTGGATGTGCTACTCGGTGACGACTTTAGCCTTCCAGGGTGAGAGTCTGAGCCTGAATGTCCACATCTCTTGCGGGCATGACTTTCCCGGTAAATGGGCGTGTCACTGAGAATGTAAGCTTGGTACCCATAACCATGAAGAGATCGTATGTGGTCGAGTCCAAGATTGTTTGAAAGAAAGCATATCAATGAATAGAACGCTTGATTTCCGTGGCCCCGTAGTCCAATCTGTGGTTGCCACGCCCCCGTGGCACAATGAAATGAGATGAATAGTATGCCATAAGGCCATGTTGAATCTCCCACAATTCTCACTCATATAATATATGCATTATCTAATTGCGACGCTTATCACTTCAGCCGCACACGTGCGACCAAAGTCGTCGCCCGTCCTCGGAGTATGCCATAATCGCTATAGGTGCGGTGAACGAACCTACTTTGGCTCTAGATGCATTCAAGAATCCGGCTGAGTTTCCTAGAGAGTGTAGTACGGTAATGTATGGTCCATTGCTCTTGGCAACTTTAGTGTATACTATGGGTGAGCGGGCCGATCTGGTCTGTAGTAATGTTAAGATTCCTCGGGAACATGATCCGGCACGATGGCATCACGATAATCTCTACCAAGCTTTCGGCTTGCATGTGTTGCCCCTCCTTCAATGGTCCCAGTAAGCAGCTTGATAGATTATGTTGTAGATTTGGTTCGATCCCAGATGGCGCGAAGGTTATCTCCGCTGTGGCTTTGTATGAGAGGGCAATATAAGTGGCGTTTGGGACGGCTCGGCCCCGTAACCCGTGAACTCAGCCGTATATTCAGCAAAGGTAGCCGAAAGAGGATAAAAGCCAATGTATTTGTGTGTGGCCGGATACCTGTCCCGAAGTCTACGGGTACGCGGTCTTTGGCCGGGCATACCGGTGAACCTCCGCCGCCTTATAAGCCAGGGGCTATTCGGCCGTTTACATCCTACCAGGGCATTACGCCAAGCCACTCGGAGATAATCTGGCTGGGGACGAGAGAAGGAAACCTCACGTAATTGGTCTGGTGCACCGAGTCACGAAGATGCAACCTCAAGCGTGGTTTTAACCTGCGAGGGTATGTGCCTACATGTCGCTCTCCAGGCGTATATGCACAAAGGACGGACCAGAATCACGAGAATTAGCACTTAAAAAGCATCTTTCCAGTCGGAAATGTATTTACGTCAAACAAAATTCCCGTCTGCGAATCGATTTATCCGGCTCACGTGTGGAGGATATCCAATAATGCGGGCACCAACAAGTGAACAACAGAAGCCTACATTCAAGAAACGAAACATAGCAGAAGCCGATTGCTACCGATGGTCTCGAGTGGAACAACATGAAAATGAGTTGGTTGAATTGATACTCGCTTCTTTGTCTCTAATTTTGCCAGTTTCTAGTCTAGCAAAGTACATGGTACTTGCCAGCCATACAACTTGACGTCTGCCATGTTGCGTATAAAATACACAAACATGGCATTCCTGTCGTGGTCAACCAAAAGATTATATCATGCCATGGATGGTGAACTCTCCAGCCGCGAGAAATTGAAAACTTGAGGCGTACCCCAGCCAGCAGGAACAGCTTACACTCCTGCTAAGATTGCGCTTGTGCCTGTTAAGCATCCAGTCTTTGACCTTACTTCCCGGTTGGATGACTAGATGATATCCTGCAACTGGAAGAACGGCTATTACAGACAGGAGCAAATCATATCAAGGAGCATCTCGTTGTCTATACGGCCACCAAATTGAAGCATAATGACTGCAGCAAGAGCTGTGCCAGAATGGTCATGTTGCCACGTTGATTTAAAGGAggcagccaaggccatcatcaGAGCCCACAAATTTGGCAACTAAGTAACTCGGTCAGCGATACTTTCGAAACCACCAGCCAACGAGGCTCTTATACGACATGTGCAGACATACCTGATCCGGAACGGTCGATTTAAATAACGCTACTGCCTGTCTCACTGACATGGGattctcaacaccaaccacgTCACCTATATTCAAGGTGGCGGTGGTACTTGGTGCTGGCGCACCGTGAACCTTCACAATCGGAGCAACAAATGCATTTATCCTACTTTTGGAATCATTGCTCTCCGATATCAGCATATCCTCTGCGGACTTCAGAATCTCTTCATAGAAGTTGCGGCGCTCCCATGCAGTCCACTGCTTTGCTGCGGAGACAAGATCGGTGACTACGCCAGGCAGCCTTCGATTACGGCTTAATCGTTGCTCATTCGAGAGATATGATGACTCTCGGAACGCTTCGTTATAGTAGGTGGTCACTAAGGCGTCGAAATTCGGAAATCCCAACGCCGCTGCACACTCCATAACACATTCAATTCGGTCATCTAACCATCCACCGTTGGCCGAGTAATCAGGAGATGGGCAATCCGCAGCAGATTGCATTGGTACCGACGACGAGTCACAATGCGAATTTTCACGCGAGTTTGTTTGACCAGAAAGGTCAGGCGCCCCCATGGGAAACGACATTTGTCTCATCAGTTGCGCAAAGGAGTCCGTGGATTTACGAGACTCTGACTgtgacgacatggacatATCCAAGCTGTCCAAGTTGTCGCTACCATGGGGGGTGAATGGATAAGTTCGGCAGCTCTGCGAGGCAGAGGCCATCAGGTGCGTACCTATTGGTATCAGGATGTTAGAAAGAGGCACCATGAGAGCCAATTGTCAGAAGTTTTCGGAGTGAAAAACTAGAAATCCTCTACAAATGTCAAGAGGGAGCAATGTAACGTACCCATCATACCATTGCCATTCAAATTTGACAAGCCGTCTGATAGGCTGTGAGAATATAGGGCTTCTGCAGTACTGGCCACAGATTCATGAACTAGTTTAGGTTGCGATACGGGACTTTTCAGTGTCTCCCGATGATTGTTGGGATCGGCCGCATCGTTTTCT
This window contains:
- a CDS encoding dihydrodipicolinate synthetase protein (similar to Togninia minima UCRPA7 XP_007918675.1), giving the protein MAGVSGHSTKQTLEFIEDAVAAGANYALVLPPSYFGKQTTATVINNFYGEIAEKSRLPIVIYNLPAVCNNIDLDSATIARLAKTHANIVGVKLTCCSVAKVTRLAAELTPDMFSIYGGQSDALIGTLAAGAVGTIAGFANVFPRTIATVYKLYTQGRHNEATELHKKVALAEQHCKSGPASVKYAVAITLPESAGIKYPLDRLKPRRPYVEPEEAAKRIITSQVAPLVDIEAGLRQGAHAWCTTEAHRHAGTEPGEHWAICYKNGNKA
- a CDS encoding transposase (similar to Metarhizium robertsii ARSEF 23 XP_007817087.2), whose protein sequence is MAPTKANAAFVWRQFIDLGRSNPKKSKRYRCRHCQKDFAATSIGRPKEHLAACEKWQGKQQQERQAQDEAGHPPPYSEAIQKKITEVGVQHISQDESNSFAYDAAAAVIAGGRPFSLFESRRWHYFFTRIKPGWKPPSRAAITRILPDLYQELLDEVFQRITSSEWFNIIFDASYNVSGHRIVNISVQIPDGPAFYWKTFDTGDEQHTAENWVKLIWREMQKLCGGDLSRINSICTDTENTMRSVHDLLGRFPELSHVNFSLCDSHGLQLLIKDILLLPFFEDLFDNVTTLLTFFSRSKLQLQRLRTCQRTRWNGITRALIRSVITRWGSQYNSFFSLLRSRDPARDWSIRKDVRGELRSQGCPVLLPEAVRIIKDNSFWLKLETAIAVLKPVNDFQHASEADESGIAYVVNRWLQIKSKWAEMREADQFPDVPWDDIDAIFKARLDKQTYNIHWVADALRPDTTGPNSKLPPSVFARVQEYLRKHLKNNDEYHRALSEFTHFRMRTGGPDGLFNKHSAVYDDGFKPAMAWQCLLNQGSILARVAVKVMNTLVNSVPSERSFSAISFIHTKARNRLTPVHADMQAFIFMNDRVLDRLKDEKYAHKKRWADLEEKDWLELEDSYLELFVNAQGKKVWMDGAMASTNEDFEWEGVLQSTGDILGVGTEVESEV
- a CDS encoding Zn(2)Cys(6) transcription factor (similar to Colletotrichum gloeosporioides Nara gc5 XP_007273995.1), with product MPTYRFLHRPSVQAWFDEFYATLGIMHDIQNAPAKIAVLFMVFSIGSVYMPDNDRPGPLDLSAQYFLAAEHQLRKEKGSIRLTSVQARLAQCCYLLTQSRINHCWSLFGTVSHLALAIGLNRNRYQQDLSRGLGRIEVECRRRTFWCAYTLDAYLSAALGRPRSFHDDDIDAELPACVDDAYLTNDLMITPVAVSKGPSTMLAPLGHMKIARIISHILRDLYSVKPVSAEQRLAAMKSISSDLGDWRAEFSRFLDVDLFSASLLVSIFQRQRNVLNLTYWHAIILTHRSFVLSNFAGLLRQNDSSVKNNQHVKDSVEKCIDAATKTVNTIEDMAQQNQLFRSLWITSYFAFNASIILYIYAIQHRDCPPEEYADQFEAAERCQRHISAIAEKGSLSERYWLVLEELRVEVLHQTGRNNQISSGSDNGDASVGVDEHGSAAMYSDLAASGTVGGPDATVHDFPISDYSGWGNFTSMVSSGLSNLDVLLGDDFSLPG
- a CDS encoding basic-leucine zipper transcription factor (similar to Trichoderma reesei QM6a XP_006967788.1); translated protein: MTPTSLHTSTTSILADVPPYSLPDVSEVSQSDDWTEVTDRKAKKRIQNRVAQRTYRQRMKARLAELQAKVHQNESQNQNQNQNQSQGVGNGTQTTTSVNEENDAADPNNHRETLKSPVSQPKLVHESVASTAEALYSHSLSDGLSNLNGNGMMGTHLMASASQSCRTYPFTPHGSDNLDSLDMSMSSQSESRKSTDSFAQLMRQMSFPMGAPDLSGQTNSRENSHCDSSSVPMQSAADCPSPDYSANGGWLDDRIECVMECAAALGFPNFDALVTTYYNEAFRESSYLSNEQRLSRNRRLPGVVTDLVSAAKQWTAWERRNFYEEILKSAEDMLISESNDSKSRINAFVAPIVKVHGAPAPSTTATLNIGDVVGVENPMSVRQAVALFKSTVPDQLPNLWALMMALAASFKSTWQHDHSGTALAAVIMLQFGGRIDNEMLLDMICSCL